A window of the Phoenix dactylifera cultivar Barhee BC4 unplaced genomic scaffold, palm_55x_up_171113_PBpolish2nd_filt_p 000228F, whole genome shotgun sequence genome harbors these coding sequences:
- the LOC103697183 gene encoding NDR1/HIN1-like protein 1, giving the protein MTDEKKGVIHRYSPAVHPFRLLCTILVTIFLLAGVIVLIVYLVYCPSKPHFTVTGATVFELSNSSTQPNVLSTSMHFTLVSRNSNERSSILYDHLSAYVSYRNQPITPPADLPPLLQNRASSIAISPVLGGDFVPDSGDVASGLLTDQAYGVVNLCFVLMGRLRYKSGPFRSGWYNMYVQCDMLIGIRNGATGPVPLINEPVCNVDT; this is encoded by the coding sequence ATGACCGACGAGAAGAAGGGAGTCATCCATCGCTACTCCCCCGCCGTCCACCCCTTCCGCCTTCTCTGCACCATCCTCGTCACCATCTTCCTCCTCGCCGGCGTCATCGTCCTCATTGTCTACCTCGTCTACTGCCCCTCAAAACCCCACTTCACCGTCACCGGCGCCACTGTTTTCGAGCTCTCCAACTCCTCCACCCAGCCCAACGTTCTCTCCACCAGCATGCACTTCACACTGGTCAGCCGCAACTCCAACGAACGCTCCTCCATCCTCTACGACCACCTCTCCGCCTACGTTTCCTACCGCAACCAGCCCATCACTCCGCCTGCCGACCTCCCCCCGCTGCTCCAGAACCGCGCCAGCTCCATCGCCATTTCGCCGGTGCTTGGTGGGGACTTCGTGCCCGACTCGGGGGACGTTGCCTCCGGCCTGCTTACCGACCAGGCCTACGGCGTCGTCAACCTGTGTTTCGTGCTGATGGGAAGGCTCAGGTACAAGTCGGGGCCGTTCAGGAGTGGCTGGTACAATATGTACGTGCAGTGCGACATGCTAATCGGAATTCGGAACGGGGCCACCGGTCCGGTGCCGCTGATCAACGAGCCCGTGTGCAATGTCGATACTTAG